The DNA sequence gatGCCCCAGCGTGACGTATTACATAATCACGTCGAGAGGTCACGCATGGCGTATGTGAAACTACCGCTCTAGTGTTTACAAGTATGGAGAAAGAGGTGCGTTCTGACGTTGTTAAATGTGGAATGacattaattaatgtctttgtttgagtttattgtttaaaatggtccacaagtgtgcgtttcacatacgTAACACGTGTGACCTTTCCTCCACATGATCACGTTATATGTAAGGTCGCACTGGCGAatctagggatgggacgattatcgatttcacgattaaccacaataaaatgtcctgacaattagtattatcgtttaaaatttaattatcacAACCGTGTTTGATTGCCGTGATTTTAAAAACTtgcggtaaatcctgtccagccacaatcagtttgacgcaggcgcgcacatgcaacatagttttttgcacaagaaggcatttaagggataatgtattgtattcattaaACTTTTTAGAccattttttttaccacagaaataatttcagggacatgaaatattaaatttagatttttaaaaataaacctttttaaaaaaaaaaatgttttcattgtgtgcatcagttctttttgaacaagtccatctcattttaacaaaaccatgataatattgataaccgtgataacttttctcaactataatTATGATATGAAATAttcataccgtcccatccctaggCAAAtcacatggctagtgcaagttgtggttaaaaaaaatacatatatatttttttggggTGAACATGACAATGGTTTTGCTGGATAGGACCCTTATGTCTTGGTTGGACTTGTTTGGAGCCCTTAacgttgaaactgtaaactgttgagatCCACTAAACtcctagcctggtccaaccagactctcgtacattcatttcatttgtacagagagtctggccactctccattgcaaagcgttacttccgttaaggagggtccattgctgaagtttaaaactattggatctgcccagagtcactcaggatctgccaaagccaatcgctaacgtgtggtcgtgacgtatatcatgcaccgaaaccgtctggaaacaacaagtcagaataatcaaacaaacaaaacttagcaaacctggttcttgctccggctttaacttctgtatattcggcagttttgcaccAACGGagcgaatagcttttctcacgtctttctccgctgccattactgaactacaactcaaactgacgcacgacctaaacgtcatcgttcttagccacccccatctgtttgctgattggtcctgcagatttttgcaggagaaaacgaaactctacagagcaATCCCAGACGTACtgctgaagcgaaatgaaaattaagcggaagcacgacggagggcggagccaggctactaaactccactatatggagaaaaaacctataatgttttcctcaaaaaacttaaattcTACTCGActaaacataaacatcttgtatgacatgggggtgagtaaatattGGGATTTTTTATGACAGTGGAACAATCTTTTAAGGCCTTTTCACACTGGTCACATATGTTCAgcaattaaaaaattaagaaatttacACCAGGCGTGATTATTTGTACTGcaaaagaatttttttatttaatcagtgtatcaatttttgaaaattacatggGTTTGTATTAGGGGTGGGCCGATCCAATACTTGGGATCGGAAATTGGGCCAATCCGGACCTTTTTTGCTGGATCAGGTATCGGACTAATGAGGCCGATCCAAAACTGATAATGTGCGTTACTACTGTCATGCTATAGAAATGTCAGactattataaaagcaccataaacatttttaaacactATATTCAAAGTCTTCCTAATGTATTCGACAGCTTTATgcaaaaaacaaatgcaaatatgaAGATATTTAAGATCACAAAAACTAAATGGCGTGGTGAAGTTGATTCACTGGAGTAGAGGTGAATTAAATGCAGAAAAACTAGGATCAGATCCGGATCGGCCGATACTCAATTAAGGGTATCAAAATTGGATCGGTATGGAAAAAGTGGATTTGCATTGTTAGCTGAACTAACCTGTTTATCGTTCAAAATAGTTGTACACCCATGACAGTCTTTACTCTTCTAATTCTTGTCGTTTATGTGACTGTGTGTCACGCAGATGACTTAACTTACATCGAGCACATCTTTGAGATCTCAAGGCGACCTGACCTCCTGACCCGGGTCATTGAGTACCGCACGACCGTGCTGAAGATCTCTGAAGACGATGAGATTGACACCAAACTTACACGCATCCCTTCGGCCAAGAAATACAAGGGTACGAATTCGGTTCTCATCCAAAACATGACTCATTATGATCTCTAGAatgaaaaaaagtgttttatctGGATGCAATACAACTGAATGGCTATTCtctcttttaaaaatattcttcTTACTCTCCTGTTTCAGATATCATTCGCCAGCCATCAGAAGATGAGATTATCAAACTGGCCCCTCCGCCAAAAAAAGCATGAGGTTAAAGTTTATGTCTTCTGCTCCCTGGCACTTCATCATGCCCGTCGTCATCACTAAACCACACCCACTGCCGCGCCCACTCCATCATCCACAGTGCAGAAGCCaagcagccaatcagattgccaAGATGCTTTACAGCTACATGCCCAAGCCACGGAGGCACACAAATTATGGAAAATTGGGATGAAAGAGAAGCCATGGACAAACAGACAAAAGTACAGTTGAATTTGTTAAGTGAAGGGGTccatgttgtgtgtgtgtgtgtgttgaatgaaaatgttgtgtttattcACGCttgtttgagagagagagaaagagagatttgGTTTAAAGAAGTTGGTCAGACCAACATGATGAGAAGTTTGTCGTTTCTTCACGTGCCACAGGGCTAAATGGTGTGAATCTAGTAAAGATAACGCATTTAGATGCTCCATAAGCCACACTGACTATATAGCTAGTAATGTGGGTAGACCTGAGGTCAGTacattccctttaaaaaggataaactaaaaaaaaaagagtctGAATTTTGAATTAATCTCTGAATTTGTGCGATTGCCACATAGAAAGCCAATATTTGCCTTCATTAGATATCTAATGCATTATTTCAGGGTATGCAATTACCTACATACAGTAGATAAAttaatattgcttttatatttCTGCATTTCCTAATCATAGAAAAGATAGTTTATTATATTCAGGATCAGTTATAGACAAATATCATTATAAATGAAGGTTGTTATAGATGTCTGTCTCGAGGGTAAAATTAGGCGATACCTCCTACACCATAAATCAGTATAGCAAAAATATCCACAGAAAAAATTAGCTAAAAAgtatgtttatattaactttCTAGCTCCATGCAGTATTTGCATTAGTAAATAGAAggcatatattttttattaaaactaaaacTGTGAATTATTTCAATGTCTCAGAATGCCATTATGTGAAACATCAGGACGCCGTTTTCAGTGTATAGTCTATAGAGGGGACGCAAAACTAcgactgaaataaaaaaatatatttaaaataggtAAAACATATAAATGTACATCTACAGCACTCTACATGGCCAAAAATCTGTATGCATCTCTGATTGTTAAAGTATATCAGAGATCCAAACAGTGCATCATTTTATAGtttctttttttcatttgtACCTTTGTTTCTTTATcgtaaaagtgtattttaataAGCAAGTAAAGGATATAAACATCCATCGTCATGCATTTTAACGCAGCAGGATCATGCTGTGGTTCTaaatatgaatattaatgacTGTTTGAACTCGAAATGTGCTTGATCACTGTGCGTCACATAGCTCAGCCTTAGACTGTTGTTTTCACTTTATAAATTTGACTGCGCATGACAGCAGCATGCATCGTTCAGTTACTGTATCGTCTGTGACTCCAAATGATGTTTTGTTAGATTGACGAAGAGATGCGGACGGGCAACGTTACTTCTATCCCTTACTTTGAAATGAAAGTCTGTAACATTTAGATGTACATTAAATGTAGAGATCATAGGAGTAAAATGGTCTTGCAACATCTAAAAGTTAATGTTgccactttttaaataaatcccAAAATTAAAAGGTACTTAACCTCAAGTCATTGCAAAACTGTTTGAGTATATCAGTGAAAGTGAATGGGGATTGGAGATGTAAATCATACAAACTACTACTCTAATATTTTCTGTGAAGCTCCTTTACTATAGAATTAATATCAATGTTGTTCTTCACACAAGGCCGCAGGTCACTATTCACTTTCATTATATACTGTTTAACTTCTGTGTCTTGAAATGACGTGAggctgagtaaatgatgaattcTGAAACTTATTTTAACACTGTACAACAAGTCAAAAAAGATCCCCTCACTTTGAAAACAGATTGTACATTATATTTATTCTAGAGcggttttgtttttatgttgttgttgtatTGATGTTTCTCGATTGTGTATAGTTATCATCTTGTGATTTTTGCTGTGTGTGACATTGTGACTGTGGTAATGTTCCTGAAATAGTTTGTCTCCCTGGACAAAACTCTTTAAAATCGCTCTCATAAGATAAACCATCACCAGTCTTTTCTTTTTATACGTTCGGTCGATTTGTTCAGTGATGTTATGGTTGTTTATGTTTGTTATTATCTTGTGTTTATCAGGAATTCAGCACCTGAATCCTCTGCTATAGGTCAGCTCTCTATATATAGctcagtgcttcccaatcctggtcctcgggtacccccttccagaaagttttaaatgtctctttatttaaaacacttaaatggtaaacatgtctcacTAACAAGCTGGTGAGTGAAATCAGATGTGTTAAATAACATTCTGGGAGTGtgtcctcgaggaccaggattgcgAAACACTCCTATAGCTCGTTTTGCCGTACAATTTCCCCAAATCCGAAACTAAGGGCTTGGTATGTCCTCGTATCACGGTGGTTTTTCTTTAAGCAGGTGCTCATATAGTATTGTCTGTATTAGGGGGCTGTTTTAAGCACTGTGCTTTGCGTTTACAGTAATTTCATTGGGTGGTCTTTTGAAATCCCTCCACCGGAGCATTCAAGAAGCCATAAGGCATACTTATTCACCCATACTAATATGAATTTTCTCATCTGCAAGAAAATAAGAAACTTTTTTCTTCACAATATCTTGATATTTCCTCTATGCAGAGAATATTTGGCactgtgcatgcatgtgtgtcgCCTCTTTCGCTTGGAGACACATTTTGTCATTATTAACCACTATGTGCAATCCTCCACACTATTCTGTGTTCGGCCAAAACAAAATGGTGTGAAGACATATAATCTGTCATTTGATTGTCAAATTGGATGTCACGGTATTAAAAACATATCAGCCTTGATGATGCTGCAAAAGCAAGAAAATGCTGAAGATTCGTCATTATTGGCATAATAGAAACACTGAATCTCTAGTGTTTAGTTTAATACGAGCAGAAACGCACTGCGATCTAATGAAAACTGAAGATAAACGAAACATTAATATCATGAAAACTGTCAAGAAATGTCTGGGTCACATTTCACCCCAACACCAAGAGAAAACACGAAATGAAGTTTTGCATAACGCACAGAAGCATGTTTAGGATTTTTGACGTCACGGTAAAATTCTTAGAAACCGAATGTGATGTGAAATGAATTATTCAACATGTAAGCTACTTAGATTGTAAAGTACAGTTGTAAGAGTGGTGTTATTTTTTGGTTCACGGGGTAAGAATGACGTTTAAAGACATCACATTAGATGTGTGGTAAAGCAGGCGTGACTTTCTACGCAAAATGTTTTCTGGGGTGAAATGTGACCTACGCATTTCCATGTGAGAATAATTAGTTGTAATGAATTAAAAGTTTGTTCTGTACTTAAGTTGTACATATAAAGTATATTGTGGATTTATACGAGCGTGTTTTATTATGAATTAATTTATTCAATGCAACTGTATGTTGTTTTGGTGTATTGAAGTATGTTTACTAACTGGATACGGGGAACACATCTAATATTTTAAACGTGCTCATTGTAATGTAAGACAGGAGgctcaatttttttatattgactTTCGAAAACATCATAATTTCCATGTCATTTCTTTGTCTTTTTACATTTCAATGCTTCAGATGCTTGTTCTCTTAGTAAAAATATGGCCGTTCTGAACGTGTTCGTAAAGCCTTGTCATGTTGTGAAACGTTTGTATCGTAAATGCAAGAAAACCTTTAAAGATCACTCATTTTTCAGGTTGTGACAATGAGGAGGGCAGTTTTGCGTAAAGATTATCTCACAAAACATGATTGATGTTTGATACAGGGAATATAGATTGTAAATGGCCGTTCGCATTATAAAGATAAATATAACATTAACTATAATGATAACATTATTAGCGTCCACACCACCGGACTATGCTACTCGTGCAAATCATGGCATTAAGTAATACTGCatatttcctttaataaaaacgTTAGGAATTGTTCACGTCAttaaatttacaaatatgctGTTTTTGTTGCATTTACAGCAGCTATAACCAGCAGATGATCTCAACACATTGTGTTTCATGTatctctaaacagtgaatctagttAGTGTAAatctaatatcttaccttttggtgTAATAGTCAGTGTAGTACAATAAAACATTATGAAGTAAATTTCACTGCAACAGCGCTAGacacctgaggtaattttatgctATGGACCTCAGCTTCTCCACAGCACCTATCAGTTCAAATGTGCGTGCACTTTAGATTCAAATAAATTTGATTTATCATTCATCAGTTGGAAAAACGcacagaaagtgatcccaaatGATACCATTCATTGTATTGAACTCCGCttttttatagttatcattataatgtgaACTGCCCTTAAGAGTTATGATGGTGTTAAAATATGGTTTGGTGTGAAGATTGAATGGATTGTAGTACAGTGTGTTAGTAAATCTAATGATATCTGATATATTAACCACAAAAATAATACAGTGAAAAACGATTACTGTAATTATGCGGTAAGGAAAATCATCTTTAAGGAcaccatttattttttaaatgcaacaaATTCTGCCATAACTTACAGCTGTAATAtgcaaattaaatatttttgttatattacagtaatgtgaTTTCTTCGTATTACAGTAGGTTACTGTTGTTTTTAACGTGTTAGGACCCTAATGTCACAATGCCAAAAATACGATTGGTCTAAAAAGTTGGTTTTAGAGTGAAAATGCATAACCAGGACAGTATCAGTTTATATGTAAAAGATGTTCTTTCTTATCCAGATATTTATGTGGAAATATTCATGTGGAATATGATGATAAATTAAACATTATAGTTCAGTCGATGTTCCCACAGAAATGGGCAGATCATTTAATAATGAACTTATTTAGTGACACAAACATGCATGAGTCTGTGATTGAATGGGGTTTGCATTGTGTGTTGTGTACAGTAGAGGTAGAGAGCTGCAGGTTGGTTGTGTGTTGTAGGTTCTTCTGGAAAGGCAGTTGTGTGGTGACATTGATGAACTGGATTTGGGTAAATTAGTTTTAGACAGAAggatttgttttgtgatttATATTCTTTATAGTCATAGATGTCAACTGGATTTACACAAACAGATAaattaatgaacagaaataaaACATCATTGGTTGGGGTAGCACCGTGCTTATTTATTGacttgttctttctttctttttttactaCATGAATTTCTCTTaattaaaactacactttgacATATTCTGCTTTGCAGATTGTTCCTGTTGATAAAACCTCTGTGTGTTATTTTTCCTCTTTGATCCTGTCAGCGTTTCTTCAGTATTGTTTTTCTTTGTCTTATGTTGTAATAAAAGCTATAAAAGCTCAATATGGAAATATGTTTGTTAAATATTACATGCAGTGTGGCTTCTCTCTCAGAGTACATTAGGCTGAACAGAAATGATGCCATTTTGTCAttgtgcttaaatatataaatattatattgtatattaaaatatatttgctaaCCTACTGAGCTGCATGAAAGTCTGTTTTTTAACACACTTaaagttgtttttgtttggGCTATTCTCTTTGTTCTGAACAGAGATGCACACTACTGTATATAACATCATTAAGGCCTACAGTATTTGAAATAGTACACAgaacatttaaacattattaGACACTAATTTATTGCATTCAATTTATTGCATCAGGGTTAAACTCATTTATTATAGCACTGAAGTAATGATTATCAGGTGTCATTAGGTTTCCATCCAAACCTGAAGTGTATCTTTTTAAAATTGGCAAAAAATAAAGATTAGAAGCGTTTTCATCAAGTTGTTCAAGCGAATGAAGGTGAAACCAACAGTGAATAAAACAAGGCACACGAAAATGAAGACGggactgcatttagttacgattgggcaagttataaatttactagcagtgcttgtaattgccaaactgaatgctgtgcacacaaaaacaaatttttgatTCATGCACATAGTTGCCAAGTCCGCTTATAATACGCGACTTTCGGCTTCTTATTTTAGCAAGttgcgttaaaaaaaatcacgGGTTGCGGTTTTTTGGGCTTATTTAAAGAAATAAGGTTGCTTGTTATGAAAATCTgttttctttacatttatgGTTGGCGTTTTCTCAATATCCAATACATTGATTGACACTGTCTGCTCACAGCTAATATACAGTAAGTGCTGTGGAGTAATTCGTAAAAATATCCCACCGGATTCGCCCCTTCTCCCACTCATTGGAGAAAAGTCACCTTCACTGCGCAGGCAGCGCGCTCGCGAGAGCTAATAACTCTTCAAAACTGTAATTAAACTAACGTTATGATAGTTAAGAGGAGACAGCTGAGTAGATGATGGACAGTGTAATGGATGGACACCTTTTGTAAGGTAAATATGTCACTTTTACCATGTTTTGTAATGTATGAATGCATatgtaatatataaaacaaGTAGTCTACTAATACTAAAAGAAGATATAAAGTTATAtggttaaaatgtattttattaagcTAAATATGTTACAGCTCCCATTGATGCTCTTATCTTTATCTCCTGTGTAGAAGATTTTGCTAAATAACGTGTTTATCCTTTTGGAGAGGTTTCCGTTTAACATGTTGCAGGCTCATTTATTGgtattaaataatatataatgctGAAACTAAATAATATTATGTTGGGCTTGTTTTTGAAGCTGCAGTAGCGTATTTGTCTCGCGAGAG is a window from the Misgurnus anguillicaudatus chromosome 21, ASM2758022v2, whole genome shotgun sequence genome containing:
- the pea15 gene encoding astrocytic phosphoprotein PEA-15; translated protein: MSEYSSLLSDLSDNITNEDLEQLKSACKEDISEDQSNSITSSRDWFTYLEKNDKLTQDDLTYIEHIFEISRRPDLLTRVIEYRTTVLKISEDDEIDTKLTRIPSAKKYKDIIRQPSEDEIIKLAPPPKKA